A genomic stretch from Leptotrichia sp. HSP-536 includes:
- a CDS encoding POTRA domain-containing protein, protein MLKHKIFSFIIAATLITSINNLTWADNEQHIAETDDEVLVKEKEEEREDEDSENLFYISNVDIEGMKTFDKKYFLENLPIKAGDNASSKKIIEGAKKYLKRDFASVNLAQTYSYNSISVLYKVKENPIVRSINLKGNTLYITEELIKASGIKIGEILNGNLLYPYDNGIINLYVKDGYLGARIESINVSDEGDINIELTEGVVDSVEFTNMKYRNNDKIPSSLKTKPYIFERSQAIKPGQIFQKENIEATIKSLYRTGIFDRVEPFIEDKEDDPNARIVKFHVEERQTVSQKIDIGYVAELGIHKSFRLSDSNFLGKGQNASIEYFDTTKGNKNFTINWYEPWLRGTDHVGLFGSVYWEQSVDIAAKSDEVKKAKTIGTFWTISKSLDKLDKDIDISLSTSFRNIKELFANKKVNDKYKLFQINPRLIYDKRNDKINPTKGIYAEISYKKGKLVNDPRKFDNFEIDLKAYHPTFLEIKI, encoded by the coding sequence TTTTCATTTATTATTGCTGCAACATTAATAACATCTATAAATAATTTAACTTGGGCTGACAATGAACAGCATATTGCTGAAACTGATGATGAAGTGCTGGTTAAAGAAAAGGAAGAAGAAAGAGAAGATGAGGATTCAGAAAATTTGTTCTACATATCAAATGTGGACATTGAAGGTATGAAGACATTTGATAAGAAATATTTTTTAGAAAATTTACCAATTAAGGCTGGAGACAATGCTTCGTCAAAGAAAATAATCGAAGGGGCAAAAAAATATTTGAAACGAGATTTTGCAAGTGTAAATCTAGCCCAAACATACTCTTATAATAGCATCTCAGTACTCTATAAAGTTAAAGAAAATCCAATTGTAAGAAGTATTAATCTTAAAGGAAATACACTTTATATAACAGAGGAGCTTATAAAAGCATCAGGAATAAAGATAGGAGAAATTCTTAATGGAAATTTATTATATCCCTATGATAACGGAATTATTAATTTGTATGTTAAAGATGGATATCTTGGAGCAAGAATTGAATCTATAAATGTTTCAGATGAAGGAGATATAAATATTGAATTGACAGAAGGAGTTGTTGATTCTGTTGAATTTACAAATATGAAATATCGAAATAATGATAAAATACCATCATCATTAAAAACAAAACCTTATATATTTGAAAGATCTCAAGCAATAAAACCAGGACAAATTTTTCAAAAAGAAAATATCGAAGCTACAATAAAAAGCCTTTATAGAACGGGTATATTTGATAGAGTGGAACCGTTTATTGAAGACAAAGAAGACGATCCAAATGCAAGAATTGTAAAATTTCATGTTGAAGAACGCCAAACGGTTAGTCAAAAGATAGATATTGGTTATGTAGCTGAATTGGGAATACATAAAAGTTTTAGACTTTCAGATTCAAACTTTTTAGGTAAAGGACAAAATGCTTCTATTGAATATTTCGATACAACTAAAGGAAATAAGAATTTTACAATTAATTGGTATGAACCTTGGCTAAGAGGAACGGATCACGTTGGTTTATTTGGATCAGTATATTGGGAACAGTCTGTCGATATTGCAGCAAAATCTGATGAAGTAAAAAAAGCTAAGACAATTGGAACTTTTTGGACAATTAGCAAATCATTAGATAAATTAGATAAAGATATTGACATAAGCCTTAGTACAAGTTTTAGAAATATTAAAGAATTATTTGCAAATAAAAAAGTAAATGACAAATATAAATTATTTCAGATAAATCCTAGATTAATCTATGATAAAAGAAATGATAAAATTAATCCAACAAAAGGAATCTATGCAGAAATATCATACAAAAAAGGAAAACTTGTAAATGATCCTAGAAAATTTGATAATTTTGAAATAGATTTAAAGGCATATCATCCGACATTTTTGGAGATAAAAATATAA
- a CDS encoding BamA/TamA family outer membrane protein — protein sequence MAYKAKWGTTGKETPEWEKFSVGGYRTIRGYDFGAFDGYDQFFATIQNRTKINNIIELIAFFDIGNAWQHEEKDPVTGKKIYRPNRKDAHNFKNLKKSYGIGAGFNTPFGLLKFEYGWPLDPEKKGEKVGNGKFYLNLDYSF from the coding sequence ATGGCGTATAAAGCAAAATGGGGAACTACAGGAAAGGAAACTCCTGAATGGGAAAAATTTAGTGTTGGTGGTTATAGAACGATTCGTGGTTATGACTTTGGTGCATTTGATGGATATGACCAATTTTTTGCAACCATTCAAAATAGAACAAAAATAAATAATATCATAGAACTCATTGCATTTTTTGATATAGGAAATGCTTGGCAACACGAAGAAAAAGATCCTGTTACAGGCAAAAAAATATACAGACCAAATAGAAAAGATGCACATAACTTTAAGAATCTTAAAAAAAGCTATGGAATTGGAGCAGGATTTAATACACCATTTGGATTATTAAAATTTGAATATGGATGGCCGTTGGATCCTGAGAAAAAAGGTGAAAAAGTAGGTAATGGTAAATTTTATCTTAATTTAGATTATTCATTTTAA
- a CDS encoding nucleoside hydrolase — translation MNSDEKITLVPIGPLTNIGMAMRFEPKIIEKINRIVLMGGSYQLGNTTPAAEFNILADPEAAHIVFTSGVKLVMMGLDLTRQTLATKEVVDNIRTLNNKASRVFVESMEFFTSAQKKNAPPVHDPTTIAYIIDPECIEVKPMFCEIELWSEKSYGRTICDYFGILKKEPNVDVGVRLDFDRFWNLVYENFKLYDNL, via the coding sequence ATGAATTCAGATGAGAAAATAACGCTTGTTCCTATAGGACCATTAACTAATATTGGAATGGCAATGAGATTTGAGCCTAAAATAATAGAAAAAATTAATAGGATAGTATTAATGGGAGGTTCATATCAGCTAGGAAATACGACACCAGCAGCAGAATTTAACATTCTTGCAGACCCTGAAGCGGCACATATTGTATTTACTTCAGGAGTAAAACTGGTAATGATGGGACTAGATTTAACAAGGCAGACTTTGGCAACTAAGGAAGTAGTGGACAACATAAGAACGCTGAATAACAAAGCATCAAGAGTATTTGTAGAGTCAATGGAATTTTTTACGTCTGCTCAGAAAAAGAATGCCCCTCCGGTTCATGATCCTACTACTATTGCTTATATAATTGATCCTGAATGTATAGAAGTTAAACCCATGTTCTGTGAAATCGAACTTTGGAGTGAAAAATCGTATGGCAGAACAATATGTGATTATTTTGGGATACTTAAGAAAGAGCCAAATGTTGATGTAGGAGTAAGACTTGATTTTGACAGATTCTGGAATCTTGTTTACGAAAATTTTAAATTATACGATAATCTCTAA
- the proC gene encoding pyrroline-5-carboxylate reductase: MKLGIIGAGNMGSSILKGVTASNFLENKNIAIFDLNKVKIEELSKEYGVKKAENENELANKSDILIVSVKPNIVPKVLDKIKDDLSEKTIVLSIAAGISIDFIENIIGTDKKVIRTMPNTPAQVMEGMTAVSFNQNIQENEKTMIFKLLNSFGKSIEIDEKLMHAYTGISGSLPAYVYVFIEALADGGVLEGMPRDKAYEIIAQTVLGSAKMMLETKKHPGVLKDEVTSPGGTTIAALKVLEDGKFRGTVMEAVKACTEKSKEMAGE, translated from the coding sequence ATGAAATTAGGAATTATTGGAGCAGGAAATATGGGAAGCTCTATATTGAAAGGTGTTACAGCCTCAAACTTTCTTGAAAATAAAAATATAGCTATTTTTGATTTAAACAAGGTAAAAATTGAAGAATTATCAAAAGAGTATGGAGTAAAAAAAGCAGAAAATGAAAACGAACTTGCAAATAAAAGTGATATTCTCATTGTTTCTGTAAAACCAAATATTGTTCCAAAAGTACTGGATAAAATAAAAGATGATTTGTCGGAAAAAACGATTGTTTTATCAATTGCCGCTGGAATTAGTATTGATTTTATTGAAAATATTATTGGAACTGACAAAAAAGTTATTAGAACTATGCCAAACACACCTGCTCAAGTGATGGAAGGAATGACGGCAGTTTCTTTTAATCAGAACATTCAGGAAAATGAAAAAACTATGATTTTTAAATTGCTGAATAGTTTTGGAAAAAGTATTGAAATTGATGAAAAGCTTATGCATGCTTATACAGGAATTAGCGGATCTTTACCAGCGTATGTTTACGTATTTATAGAAGCTCTTGCGGATGGCGGGGTACTGGAAGGAATGCCAAGGGACAAGGCTTACGAAATCATTGCCCAAACGGTTTTAGGCTCAGCTAAAATGATGCTTGAAACAAAAAAACATCCAGGAGTTTTGAAAGACGAGGTAACTTCTCCAGGAGGAACTACAATTGCTGCTTTGAAAGTACTGGAAGATGGTAAATTTAGAGGAACGGTGATGGAAGCTGTCAAGGCTTGTACAGAAAAGTCAAAGGAAATGGCAGGGGAATAA
- a CDS encoding cob(I)yrinic acid a,c-diamide adenosyltransferase has product MKIYTKYGDEGFTRLAGGERVSKTHVRVEAYGTMDEVCSLLGVIVAEIREDEKLNSVLGEIRKECENIQQQLFDCGSDLAVPEGIREYKQQIGDVEWLEQRMDEYIPLLPRLECFIIPGGSKISSMFHMMRTSVRNLERKMIAVIEADEGINKIGLQYINRLSDYFFVVACLVNLKLGFSETVYKKSKKIFRNNK; this is encoded by the coding sequence ATGAAAATATACACAAAATATGGTGATGAAGGTTTTACAAGACTTGCTGGAGGAGAACGTGTGAGCAAGACTCATGTGAGAGTGGAAGCGTATGGAACAATGGATGAAGTTTGTTCACTGCTTGGAGTTATTGTGGCAGAAATTCGTGAAGATGAAAAATTAAATAGCGTTCTTGGGGAAATCCGTAAAGAATGTGAAAATATACAGCAGCAGCTTTTTGACTGTGGCAGTGATTTAGCAGTACCTGAAGGGATACGAGAATACAAGCAGCAGATTGGTGATGTAGAGTGGCTTGAGCAGAGAATGGATGAATATATTCCGTTGCTGCCTAGATTAGAATGTTTTATAATTCCAGGAGGAAGTAAAATTTCGAGCATGTTTCATATGATGCGTACAAGTGTGCGTAATTTGGAGCGAAAGATGATAGCCGTAATTGAAGCAGATGAAGGAATAAATAAAATTGGACTTCAGTATATAAATAGACTTTCGGACTATTTTTTCGTAGTAGCTTGTCTTGTAAATTTGAAATTGGGATTCAGCGAAACTGTTTATAAAAAAAGCAAAAAAATTTTTAGAAATAATAAATAA
- a CDS encoding RNA-guided endonuclease InsQ/TnpB family protein, which translates to MSKEHNAVIVEDLNMKGMSQALNFGKSVGDNGWGMFLRMLEYKLMFLGKQFLKIDKWFPSSKTCSKCGNVKEELKLSERSYKCEFCGIEIDRDYNGALNIKNIRKEMLKY; encoded by the coding sequence TTGTCCAAAGAACATAATGCTGTGATTGTCGAGGATTTGAATATGAAAGGGATGAGCCAGGCATTAAATTTTGGGAAAAGTGTAGGAGATAATGGATGGGGAATGTTCTTGAGGATGCTTGAGTATAAGTTGATGTTTTTAGGAAAGCAATTTTTAAAAATAGATAAGTGGTTTCCGTCGTCGAAAACTTGCAGTAAATGTGGAAATGTTAAAGAGGAGCTGAAATTATCAGAAAGAAGCTATAAATGTGAGTTCTGTGGAATTGAGATTGACAGAGATTACAATGGGGCACTGAATATAAAGAACATTAGAAAAGAGATGTTGAAATATTAG
- a CDS encoding transposase: MTNSNGNYYVSVLTEFEKEIQKMPSNDKVIGFDFSMSELFVSSENQRADYPRYFRMLEEKLKKLQKSLSRKVKFSKNWYK, from the coding sequence TTGACAAACAGTAATGGAAATTACTATGTTTCTGTCTTGACGGAATTTGAAAAAGAAATTCAAAAAATGCCAAGTAATGATAAGGTAATTGGCTTTGATTTTTCAATGTCTGAATTATTTGTCAGTTCTGAAAACCAAAGGGCTGATTATCCAAGATATTTTAGGATGCTAGAAGAAAAATTAAAGAAATTACAGAAATCATTATCAAGGAAAGTAAAATTTTCTAAAAATTGGTATAAGTAA
- a CDS encoding helix-turn-helix domain-containing protein yields MKYNLAFKYRIYPNKEQELLINKTFGCVRFVYNTILYTANKIYEETGKNKIITPASLKSENQFLKEVDSPALSNTQLNVKRSFTNFFRRERSFQSSNLKRIVLKVIRQKH; encoded by the coding sequence ATGAAATATAATTTAGCATTCAAATACAGAATTTATCCAAATAAGGAGCAAGAATTATTGATAAACAAGACTTTCGGATGTGTTCGTTTTGTCTACAATACAATTTTGTACACTGCGAATAAAATTTATGAAGAAACTGGAAAAAATAAAATAATTACACCTGCCAGTTTGAAGAGTGAAAACCAATTTTTGAAAGAAGTGGACAGTCCGGCACTTTCAAATACTCAGCTAAATGTAAAACGATCGTTTACGAATTTTTTCAGAAGAGAGCGAAGTTTCCAAAGTTCAAATCTAAAAAGAATAGTGTTAAAAGTTATACGACAAAAACATTGA
- a CDS encoding LacI family DNA-binding transcriptional regulator, with amino-acid sequence MKIQDIARLANVSVATVSRVINNNDNVREETKERINRIIKENNYYPNVIARNLSKNENNTIGIIIPDIKNLYFASIMDGIVNEASRRNLNIILGCSNENFELQEKYIELFIEQRVKGIIIAVTQNSYTKIDFFDQTSLKIPLVLIDRKIDKQMPGVFFENFHSVYGVIEKFIKYGKKKIGFLAGSQTISTAKERLEGYKKALKDNEIKYDKKLVLYGDFTLESGYNLGKEILKREIDGIYISNNSMTLGFLKVLKELNINSENIKIATFEDNEIIRFIDEKIVSYNMPFSELAKRSIEILESLLKNDTSDTTVEISL; translated from the coding sequence ATGAAAATACAGGATATAGCGAGACTGGCGAATGTTTCTGTGGCAACTGTCTCAAGAGTAATCAATAATAATGACAATGTAAGAGAAGAAACAAAGGAAAGAATAAATCGGATTATAAAGGAAAATAATTATTATCCCAACGTAATTGCAAGAAATCTTTCTAAAAATGAAAATAATACAATAGGAATAATAATTCCTGATATAAAAAATTTATATTTTGCAAGTATAATGGATGGAATAGTTAATGAAGCAAGCAGACGAAACTTAAATATTATTCTAGGATGTTCAAATGAAAATTTTGAATTACAGGAAAAATATATAGAATTATTCATAGAGCAGAGAGTTAAAGGGATAATTATTGCAGTAACTCAAAATTCATATACTAAAATTGATTTTTTTGATCAGACATCTTTAAAAATACCATTAGTACTGATTGACAGAAAAATAGACAAACAGATGCCTGGAGTATTTTTTGAAAATTTTCATTCAGTTTACGGAGTTATAGAAAAATTTATAAAATATGGAAAGAAAAAAATAGGATTTTTAGCAGGATCTCAAACTATAAGTACAGCAAAAGAAAGATTAGAGGGTTATAAAAAAGCCTTAAAAGATAATGAGATTAAGTACGATAAAAAATTAGTACTTTATGGAGATTTCACATTGGAAAGTGGGTATAATCTGGGAAAAGAAATTTTAAAAAGAGAAATAGATGGCATATATATTTCTAATAACTCAATGACATTAGGATTTTTAAAGGTTTTAAAAGAATTAAACATAAATTCTGAAAACATAAAGATTGCAACTTTTGAAGATAATGAAATCATAAGATTTATTGATGAGAAAATAGTGTCTTATAATATGCCTTTTTCAGAATTAGCTAAAAGAAGTATAGAAATATTGGAATCACTGCTAAAAAATGATACTTCAGATACAACGGTTGAGATAAGCCTTTAA
- a CDS encoding oligoendopeptidase, with protein MMKKNILLKFILLTNILIGFVLNAGNKENFNNFEKFSYRMSNNPAYISNSIIIGNGDKYPVQLNVGNYLAFMPSRYAALNVYEFLSDTLQKDFKIIKVNKKGKITDESKIIKYSPDDFFSNYKDNVNMEKAELKSLGIVFAGVKNVDKGEYKITAYANTGISGGIDSRGFKWLNLGIPINSAFYIKRIDDKKIVWSPNRSYKSIQYTFSIQDGKVVAIDKKGKYYLSIYQKENSLFVDTAKRSLEFRINQNNNQLEYWINNKLKYVEKYQIM; from the coding sequence ATGATGAAAAAAAATATTTTATTAAAATTTATTCTATTAACAAATATTTTAATAGGATTTGTATTAAATGCAGGAAATAAAGAAAATTTTAACAATTTCGAAAAATTTTCTTATAGAATGTCAAATAATCCAGCATATATCAGCAATAGTATAATCATTGGCAACGGAGACAAATATCCAGTCCAGCTAAACGTAGGAAATTATCTGGCTTTTATGCCTTCCAGATATGCTGCACTAAATGTTTATGAATTTCTGTCAGATACGTTGCAAAAAGATTTTAAAATTATAAAAGTGAATAAAAAAGGAAAAATAACTGATGAATCTAAAATTATAAAATATTCACCAGACGATTTTTTTTCAAATTATAAAGATAACGTAAATATGGAGAAAGCTGAACTAAAATCATTAGGAATAGTATTTGCAGGAGTTAAAAATGTAGATAAAGGTGAATACAAAATAACCGCTTATGCAAATACAGGAATTTCAGGCGGAATTGACAGCAGAGGTTTTAAATGGTTAAATCTAGGAATTCCAATAAATTCGGCATTTTATATAAAAAGAATTGACGACAAGAAAATAGTCTGGTCTCCAAATCGTAGTTACAAGAGTATTCAATATACTTTTTCAATACAGGATGGAAAAGTGGTTGCTATTGATAAAAAAGGAAAATATTACTTGTCAATTTATCAAAAAGAAAACTCATTGTTTGTTGATACAGCGAAACGTAGCCTTGAATTTCGAATAAATCAGAATAATAACCAGTTGGAATATTGGATAAATAATAAATTAAAATATGTAGAAAAATATCAGATTATGTAA